One genomic window of Desulfovibrio psychrotolerans includes the following:
- the ftsH gene encoding ATP-dependent zinc metalloprotease FtsH, with translation MNQFSRNLVLWAVISVLMVVLFNLFSQPQSAQNKVSYTEFLQLVEGGQVMQVDIQGQRLTARQQDGSAVVTFAPDDPQLVQRLLGQGVRVNALPPEDSPWYMTLLVSWFPMLLLIGVWVFFMRQMQGGGGKAMSFGRSRARLISQEQTRVTFDDVAGVDEAKEELTEVVDFLSNPKKFTRLGGRIPKGVLLVGPPGTGKTLLARAVAGEAGVPFFSISGSDFVEMFVGVGASRVRDLFVQGKKNAPCLIFIDEIDAVGRQRGAGLGGGHDEREQTLNQLLVEMDGFESNEGVILIAATNRPDVLDPALLRPGRFDRQVVVPTPDLKGRKHILEVHAKRTPLAKDVNMEVLAKGTPGFSGADLENLVNEAALQAAKNNKDQVNMYDFEMAKDKLLMGKERRSLVMSDHEKRVTAYHEAGHALTAMLLPETDPVHKVSIIPRGRALGVTMQLPDGDRHGYTRTFLENNLVVFLGGRVAEELIFNEMTTGAGNDIERATKMARKMVCEWGMSDTIGPMNIGEQGEEVFIGREWAHSRNYSEETARLVDAEVKRIMEEARHRARQLLEDNIEHLHKIADALLERETISGADIKILLDGQELPPAEILNDPAEAEERDNRARAAAAYRDQQTSARPFARPAAAPREQSPAAGGGEFTLEEEPGEAKDGEGRSDDSDNETKKPEGGEQC, from the coding sequence TTGAATCAGTTTTCACGAAATCTCGTCCTGTGGGCGGTTATTTCCGTTCTCATGGTAGTATTGTTCAATCTTTTCAGCCAACCTCAATCCGCGCAGAACAAGGTAAGCTACACCGAGTTTTTGCAGCTGGTGGAAGGCGGGCAGGTGATGCAGGTGGACATTCAGGGCCAGCGGCTCACTGCGCGCCAGCAGGATGGCAGTGCTGTTGTCACCTTTGCACCGGATGACCCGCAGCTTGTCCAGCGCCTGCTGGGACAGGGAGTGCGGGTGAACGCCCTGCCGCCCGAAGATTCTCCGTGGTACATGACCTTGCTTGTATCGTGGTTCCCCATGCTGCTGCTCATAGGCGTGTGGGTCTTCTTCATGCGGCAGATGCAGGGGGGCGGCGGCAAGGCCATGTCGTTTGGCCGTTCCCGTGCCCGGCTCATTTCGCAGGAGCAGACCCGCGTTACCTTTGACGATGTGGCGGGCGTGGACGAAGCCAAGGAAGAATTGACCGAAGTGGTCGATTTTCTGTCCAACCCCAAGAAGTTTACCCGCCTTGGCGGGCGCATTCCCAAGGGCGTGCTGCTCGTGGGGCCTCCCGGTACCGGCAAGACGCTGCTTGCGCGTGCGGTGGCAGGCGAAGCGGGCGTTCCGTTCTTTTCCATTTCCGGTTCCGACTTTGTGGAAATGTTTGTGGGCGTGGGTGCCTCGCGCGTGCGCGACCTGTTTGTTCAGGGCAAGAAAAACGCTCCCTGCCTTATCTTTATAGATGAAATTGACGCCGTGGGCCGTCAGCGCGGTGCGGGTCTGGGCGGCGGTCATGACGAACGCGAACAGACCCTGAACCAGTTGCTGGTGGAAATGGACGGTTTTGAGTCCAATGAGGGCGTCATCCTTATTGCGGCAACCAACCGGCCCGACGTGCTGGACCCCGCGCTGCTGCGTCCCGGCCGTTTTGACCGGCAGGTGGTGGTGCCCACCCCCGACCTTAAGGGCCGCAAGCACATTCTGGAAGTGCACGCCAAGCGCACGCCCCTTGCCAAGGATGTGAACATGGAAGTGCTTGCCAAGGGCACTCCCGGTTTCTCCGGTGCAGACCTTGAGAACCTTGTGAACGAGGCGGCCCTGCAGGCTGCCAAGAATAACAAGGATCAGGTCAACATGTACGATTTTGAGATGGCCAAGGATAAGCTTCTGATGGGCAAGGAGCGCCGCAGCCTTGTCATGAGCGACCACGAGAAGCGTGTTACCGCCTATCATGAGGCCGGTCATGCCCTTACGGCCATGTTGCTTCCTGAGACGGACCCCGTGCATAAGGTGTCCATTATTCCGCGCGGACGCGCCCTGGGCGTGACCATGCAGTTGCCTGACGGTGACCGCCACGGATATACGCGCACCTTCCTTGAAAACAACCTTGTGGTGTTTTTGGGCGGACGTGTGGCCGAGGAGCTCATTTTTAACGAAATGACCACCGGCGCGGGCAATGACATTGAGCGGGCCACCAAGATGGCCCGGAAGATGGTCTGCGAATGGGGCATGTCTGACACTATTGGCCCCATGAATATTGGTGAACAGGGTGAAGAGGTCTTCATCGGACGCGAATGGGCGCATTCGCGTAATTACAGTGAGGAAACCGCCCGCCTTGTGGATGCGGAAGTGAAGCGCATTATGGAAGAGGCGCGTCATCGTGCCCGCCAGCTTCTTGAGGACAACATCGAGCACCTGCACAAGATTGCGGATGCCCTGCTTGAGCGCGAAACCATAAGCGGAGCCGATATTAAGATTCTGCTGGACGGTCAGGAGCTGCCGCCTGCCGAGATTCTGAATGATCCTGCGGAAGCCGAGGAGCGTGACAACCGCGCCCGTGCGGCAGCCGCATACAGGGATCAGCAGACTTCTGCCCGGCCTTTTGCCCGGCCTGCCGCCGCGCCGCGCGAGCAGTCGCCCGCTGCGGGCGGGGGAGAGTTTACGCTGGAAGAAGAGCCGGGTGAGGCAAAGGACGGCGAGGGTCGTTCCGATGACTCAGACAACGAAACGAAGAAACCCGAAGGCGGAGAGCAGTGCTGA
- the cdaA gene encoding diadenylate cyclase CdaA: protein MLQIGNISVGWRDMVDVALVTLLFYRIILMVKGTRAVASIYGLLLVLVVYFVAEEVGLYTLHWLLGNFLGSIFLVIIILFNRDIRRALTEMGARGFWRKQVVEDDLLNEVVGAVLSLAQRRVGALIVLERNVPLGDTVERGVPLDAKVTKELLISVFQTSTPLHDGAVVLRGGRLSAAGCILPLAVAPQDRPEYGTRHRAAMGITEETDAVAIVVSEERGAVTVSIAGRLTTALDATRLKRVLRNALER from the coding sequence ATGCTGCAAATCGGCAATATAAGCGTCGGATGGCGCGACATGGTGGATGTCGCGCTGGTCACGCTGCTTTTCTACCGCATCATACTCATGGTGAAGGGCACGCGCGCCGTGGCTTCCATCTACGGCCTGCTGCTTGTGCTGGTTGTCTATTTTGTGGCCGAGGAGGTGGGGCTGTATACCCTGCACTGGCTGCTCGGTAATTTTCTTGGCTCCATCTTTCTGGTTATCATCATCCTCTTCAACCGCGATATACGCCGCGCCCTGACGGAAATGGGGGCGAGGGGGTTCTGGCGTAAGCAGGTGGTGGAGGACGATTTGCTCAACGAAGTGGTGGGAGCTGTGCTCAGCCTTGCCCAGCGGCGCGTAGGGGCGCTTATAGTGCTGGAACGCAACGTGCCCCTGGGGGATACCGTGGAGCGCGGCGTTCCGCTGGATGCCAAGGTGACGAAGGAGCTTCTCATATCCGTGTTCCAGACCTCCACCCCGCTGCATGACGGCGCGGTGGTGCTGCGTGGCGGCAGGCTGAGTGCGGCAGGCTGTATTCTGCCTCTGGCCGTTGCGCCGCAGGACAGGCCGGAATACGGCACACGGCACAGGGCGGCCATGGGTATTACGGAAGAAACCGATGCGGTGGCCATTGTGGTTTCCGAGGAGCGGGGAGCTGTGACGGTTTCCATAGCCGGAAGGCTGACCACGGCGCTTGACGCCACCCGGCTCAAGCGCGTTCTGCGCAATGCACTGGAGCGATAG
- a CDS encoding RNA recognition motif domain-containing protein yields MSKNIYVGNLAWSTTDADLRNLFADYGDVISARVIEDRETGRSRGFGFVEMDDAGAAQAIQALNGKSIGGRDLKVNEAQPRESRPSRPRY; encoded by the coding sequence TTGTCTAAGAACATTTACGTTGGCAACTTGGCTTGGTCTACCACTGATGCGGATCTGCGCAACCTCTTCGCTGATTATGGCGATGTTATTTCCGCTCGCGTCATTGAAGACCGTGAAACCGGCCGCTCCCGTGGTTTCGGTTTCGTGGAAATGGACGATGCCGGCGCTGCGCAGGCCATTCAGGCACTGAATGGCAAGAGCATCGGTGGCCGCGACCTGAAGGTTAACGAAGCTCAGCCCCGTGAGAGCCGTCCGAGCCGTCCCCGCTACTAA
- a CDS encoding branched-chain amino acid aminotransferase encodes MEISLNLLPESERRHSVLKGMDSLPFGKLRCDHMFLMDYADKTWSNPRIVPYGNFSIPPGAIALHYGQAIFEGAKAFRHEDGEIYTFRFEKNAERLNRSAAIMCMPSVPEEMQIAGLMRLLDIEREWCPTIPESSLYIRPFLFATEDALGVKPSEKYTFCIMLSPSGPYYAGGFNKTVTLLITEQFHRATPGGTGAAKAAGNYAASLRAQLFAQSKGAAQVLYLDASNTYLEEVGAMNHFHVLKDGSLIIPEFTDTILRSITSESVLELLPNARQEKVKLSDFVSMVKSGDIVEAGGFGTAAVITPVGKYITDAGDSFAVGNGSIGPITQELYDTYTGIQKGIIPDTKGWLAKVPHF; translated from the coding sequence ATGGAAATTTCGCTTAACCTGCTGCCCGAATCGGAAAGGCGGCACTCCGTTCTTAAAGGCATGGACAGCCTGCCCTTTGGCAAGCTGCGCTGCGACCACATGTTCCTGATGGACTACGCCGACAAGACATGGTCCAACCCGCGCATAGTGCCCTACGGCAACTTCAGCATTCCCCCCGGCGCCATCGCGCTGCATTACGGGCAGGCCATTTTCGAAGGAGCCAAGGCCTTCCGCCACGAAGACGGAGAGATTTACACCTTCCGTTTCGAAAAAAACGCCGAGCGTCTCAACCGCTCCGCAGCCATTATGTGCATGCCCTCCGTTCCGGAGGAAATGCAGATTGCCGGTCTCATGCGTCTGCTGGACATAGAGCGGGAATGGTGCCCCACCATACCGGAATCATCGCTGTACATCCGCCCCTTCCTGTTCGCAACGGAAGACGCTCTGGGCGTAAAGCCCAGTGAGAAGTACACATTCTGTATCATGCTTTCCCCCAGCGGCCCCTACTATGCCGGTGGCTTCAACAAGACCGTCACCCTGCTGATCACGGAACAGTTCCACCGCGCAACCCCCGGCGGCACCGGCGCGGCTAAGGCAGCAGGCAACTACGCCGCCTCGTTGCGGGCACAGCTTTTCGCTCAGTCCAAGGGAGCCGCACAGGTGCTGTATCTGGATGCCAGCAACACCTATCTGGAAGAAGTGGGTGCCATGAACCACTTCCATGTGCTGAAAGACGGCTCGCTGATCATTCCGGAATTCACAGACACCATCCTGCGCTCCATAACCTCCGAATCCGTTCTGGAGCTGCTGCCCAACGCACGGCAGGAGAAGGTGAAGCTTTCCGATTTCGTTTCCATGGTTAAATCCGGCGATATCGTGGAGGCCGGCGGCTTCGGCACGGCGGCTGTCATTACCCCCGTTGGCAAATATATCACCGATGCCGGTGATTCCTTCGCCGTGGGCAACGGCTCCATCGGTCCCATCACCCAGGAGCTGTATGATACCTATACCGGCATCCAGAAGGGAATCATCCCGGACACCAAGGGCTGGCTGGCCAAGGTGCCTCACTTCTAA
- the folP gene encoding dihydropteroate synthase — MLAPVHWEIRGGRSLGPAPFLIFGILNVTPDSFHDGGQYANTDAALAHAAVLAGEGAHVLDVGGESTRPFAEPVPPEEELERVIPVVRGLNGLRCGNGMPWAVSVDTYKARTAAAALDAGADIINDVSACAFDPQLLDVLGQYRPGYVLMHSKGRPEDMQKAPEYEDVVEEILDFFEKKLKELTSAGMPEARILLDPGIGFGKTLEHNLAILRSMDRFAQLGLPLMAAVSNKSMFGALCDAPPGQRQNATQAATAILASRGVFAHRVHDVALTVQTLRVAEALAPRVA, encoded by the coding sequence ATGCTTGCTCCGGTACACTGGGAAATCCGGGGGGGCAGGTCTTTGGGCCCTGCCCCCTTTCTTATATTCGGTATTTTGAATGTGACGCCGGATTCCTTTCATGACGGTGGCCAGTATGCAAACACGGATGCCGCCCTTGCCCATGCCGCAGTGCTTGCGGGGGAGGGGGCGCACGTGCTGGACGTGGGGGGTGAATCCACCCGGCCCTTTGCCGAGCCTGTGCCGCCGGAAGAGGAGCTGGAGCGGGTGATTCCCGTCGTACGCGGGTTGAACGGGCTGCGATGCGGCAACGGCATGCCGTGGGCTGTTTCCGTGGATACCTATAAGGCGCGCACGGCGGCTGCCGCACTGGATGCCGGAGCGGATATCATAAATGATGTTTCCGCCTGCGCTTTTGACCCGCAACTGCTGGATGTGCTTGGGCAGTACAGGCCCGGCTATGTGCTCATGCACAGCAAGGGCAGGCCGGAGGATATGCAGAAGGCTCCGGAATATGAGGATGTGGTGGAGGAAATTCTGGACTTTTTCGAGAAAAAGCTGAAAGAATTGACCTCAGCGGGAATGCCGGAGGCGCGCATACTGCTGGACCCCGGTATAGGGTTCGGCAAGACGCTGGAACATAATCTCGCAATTTTGCGCAGTATGGACAGGTTTGCGCAGTTGGGGCTGCCCCTTATGGCGGCGGTTTCCAATAAATCCATGTTCGGCGCGCTGTGTGATGCCCCGCCCGGGCAACGGCAGAATGCCACGCAGGCGGCCACGGCCATTCTGGCATCTCGCGGGGTGTTTGCGCACCGGGTACACGATGTGGCCCTGACGGTGCAGACCCTGCGGGTGGCGGAGGCGCTGGCGCCACGGGTTGCGTAA
- the galU gene encoding UTP--glucose-1-phosphate uridylyltransferase GalU has protein sequence MNIRKVVIPVAGWGTRSLPATKNIPKEMLPVYNKPAVQYVVEEAMRSGMSDVVFVTNRDKKIIEDHFDHNLQLESILERAGKKPMLDVIREVANMVNIISIRQKQQLGLGHAVLCAKHVVSEEAFGVMVGDDLMFGMEPGLRQLMDVAVAERLPVVGVMEVEPDKVSRYGIVAGDEISPGTYRVTSLVEKPAANKAPSRLAIVGRYVLTQDIFPALEKTAPGAGGEIQLTDALSTLASGRGLLAVKMRGMRFDVGDWVEYLTANIYFALQDEEIRDDLVKHLKPLLPWKC, from the coding sequence ATGAACATCCGTAAGGTCGTGATTCCCGTTGCAGGGTGGGGTACCCGGTCCCTGCCTGCGACAAAGAATATTCCCAAGGAAATGCTGCCGGTCTACAACAAGCCGGCCGTGCAGTACGTGGTGGAAGAAGCCATGCGCTCCGGCATGAGCGATGTAGTGTTTGTGACCAACCGCGATAAGAAGATCATAGAGGACCACTTCGACCACAACCTGCAGCTTGAGTCGATTCTGGAACGCGCGGGCAAAAAGCCCATGCTGGATGTCATCCGCGAAGTGGCGAACATGGTCAACATAATCTCCATTCGCCAGAAGCAGCAGCTCGGACTGGGGCATGCGGTGCTGTGCGCCAAGCATGTGGTCAGCGAGGAAGCGTTCGGGGTTATGGTGGGTGATGACCTTATGTTCGGCATGGAGCCGGGCCTGCGGCAGCTTATGGACGTGGCTGTAGCCGAGAGACTGCCTGTTGTGGGCGTTATGGAGGTGGAGCCGGACAAGGTGAGCCGCTATGGTATTGTGGCGGGCGACGAGATTTCTCCCGGCACATACCGTGTGACCAGTCTGGTGGAAAAGCCTGCCGCCAACAAGGCACCTTCCCGTCTTGCCATTGTGGGACGCTACGTGCTTACGCAGGACATCTTTCCTGCGCTGGAGAAAACGGCTCCGGGAGCGGGCGGGGAGATTCAGCTTACCGATGCGCTTTCCACCCTTGCCTCCGGACGCGGACTGCTGGCGGTGAAGATGCGCGGTATGCGGTTCGACGTGGGTGACTGGGTGGAGTATCTCACTGCCAACATTTACTTTGCGTTGCAGGACGAGGAAATTCGGGACGACCTTGTCAAGCACCTCAAGCCGTTGCTTCCGTGGAAGTGCTGA
- a CDS encoding CdaR family protein, giving the protein MRANWQFFLLALLMACTLWFMVSGREEVEAWAKMRIEMKGMPPNLIVMQGLEPTVDVRVRAPKGLLRGITDRQLAYSLDLSALTPGVNIIPVQPERVPLGSAYEVVEVRPSRLTLNVDSIESRDVPVSVQVVGSPATDMKVTGTTAAPGAVSVRGPSSLLLQVEGVEVVATVPDVTEPGVVEVPGIVNVPEGLEAIPPRVQVAFVLSLKTVRREVVRTVEITAPESLEVKAKTRRVTLQLELPESRSTDAELLESVQAALEVPENLEPGTHSLPYRVHLPEGVWMRSATPSTLSVTIRER; this is encoded by the coding sequence ATGCGCGCGAATTGGCAATTTTTTCTTCTCGCGCTGCTTATGGCATGCACCCTCTGGTTCATGGTTTCGGGCCGTGAAGAGGTGGAGGCGTGGGCCAAGATGCGTATTGAAATGAAGGGCATGCCGCCCAACCTGATCGTCATGCAGGGGCTGGAACCCACTGTGGACGTGCGCGTCCGCGCGCCCAAGGGGTTGCTGCGGGGCATAACGGACAGGCAGCTTGCCTATTCGCTGGACCTTTCTGCCCTTACGCCGGGAGTGAACATTATTCCCGTTCAGCCGGAAAGAGTGCCTCTGGGCAGTGCCTATGAGGTGGTGGAGGTTCGTCCCTCGCGCCTGACGCTGAACGTGGACAGCATAGAAAGCCGTGATGTGCCTGTGAGCGTGCAGGTTGTCGGTTCGCCCGCAACAGACATGAAGGTGACAGGAACCACTGCCGCTCCGGGGGCGGTTTCTGTGCGGGGGCCTTCTTCACTGCTTTTGCAGGTGGAGGGGGTTGAGGTTGTGGCAACCGTGCCGGACGTGACTGAGCCCGGCGTGGTGGAGGTGCCCGGTATTGTGAACGTGCCTGAAGGGCTGGAGGCGATTCCGCCGAGGGTGCAGGTGGCCTTTGTTCTCAGTTTGAAGACCGTGCGCCGTGAAGTGGTGCGCACGGTGGAGATTACGGCCCCTGAATCTTTGGAGGTAAAGGCCAAAACCCGCAGGGTGACGTTGCAGCTTGAGCTTCCTGAATCCAGAAGCACTGATGCCGAACTTTTGGAATCCGTGCAGGCGGCACTTGAGGTGCCGGAGAATCTGGAACCGGGGACGCATTCCCTTCCCTACCGTGTGCATCTGCCGGAGGGCGTGTGGATGCGGTCTGCAACGCCGAGCACCCTGTCCGTGACAATCCGGGAGAGATAG
- the priA gene encoding replication restart helicase PriA has translation MPVRTPPMLSVALLSPPYVTLHYAAPSWLPVFAWQPGMRVAVPLGKAGGLRVGVVLDADAPAAPEGVEVKEALWPLERMPLLTPDYLEMVRQLAVRHLASPGDVLGSLLPAGLRTSRVRLRLFGEGKPRTLQLKDVGRMGEAERRVLGEAWTGGQLEMLDAAFDADASEVCVVTKDPPWPVRPSAKRQIELLEYLWEKGAVPRSVVTGAFGASCAAVLGTLAERGLVAVGPPQAVCACAPEDDDAGAGGESGPACVAELADGNGHGGGYVLTPAQRGAADEFAAALDAPHPETRLLYGITGSGKTAVYLELAAHTLRQGRSVMLLAPEVALACKLHRAARTVCGGQDIFLFHGYQSPGERERTFRAIAARTEPCLVVGTRSALFLPVPALGTIVLDEEHDASFKQDEGMVYQAKEVAHFRMQQVRGLLVLGSATPDVKTFHAARSGHIPVARLSDRVGGGTLPDVELVDIKGLSTAESLLAPQSLQALREVVERGEQAVILLNRRGYAPLMYCLDCGAVARCPQCEIGLTYHKGRERLVCHYCGHSVPYPAPCEACRGLHFLPMGEGTEKLEESLAHLLPPGSRVLRLDRDSTRRPGRMEAILDSFARGEAQVLVGTQMLSKGHHFPEVTLAIVADGDLGLNLPDYRAAERTFQLLVQASGRAGRGEKPGRVFIQTRDPAHYCWQFVRAADYEGFFDEEIRRRERRRYPPFVKLALVRASFPADWDKGMAYVEQLTALARERGRAHGVMVLGHTPSPLALLRGRKRFQWALKGPEWPGIRAVFHEMRAAAPRGGQLRLGLDIDPVNML, from the coding sequence ATGCCTGTAAGGACTCCGCCCATGCTTTCCGTTGCCCTTCTCAGCCCGCCGTATGTTACGTTGCACTATGCCGCGCCCTCGTGGCTGCCCGTCTTTGCGTGGCAGCCGGGTATGCGTGTGGCCGTGCCGCTGGGCAAGGCCGGTGGCTTGCGGGTGGGCGTGGTGCTGGATGCCGATGCGCCTGCCGCGCCGGAGGGGGTGGAGGTGAAAGAGGCGCTGTGGCCGCTTGAGCGCATGCCGTTGCTGACGCCGGATTATCTGGAGATGGTGCGGCAACTGGCCGTGCGGCATCTTGCCTCTCCGGGCGATGTGCTGGGCAGCCTGCTTCCTGCCGGGCTGCGTACCTCGCGCGTGCGGCTGCGTCTGTTCGGCGAGGGAAAGCCGCGCACCTTGCAGCTTAAGGACGTGGGCAGGATGGGCGAGGCGGAACGGCGTGTGCTTGGCGAGGCGTGGACAGGGGGACAGCTGGAAATGCTGGATGCCGCTTTTGACGCCGATGCCAGCGAGGTGTGTGTGGTGACCAAGGACCCGCCGTGGCCTGTGCGTCCCTCTGCCAAGCGGCAGATTGAGTTGCTGGAATATCTTTGGGAAAAGGGGGCGGTGCCGCGCAGCGTGGTTACGGGGGCCTTTGGTGCTTCCTGTGCAGCGGTGCTGGGCACGCTGGCGGAGCGGGGCCTTGTGGCTGTGGGGCCGCCGCAGGCCGTATGCGCATGTGCGCCGGAGGACGATGACGCAGGAGCGGGCGGAGAAAGCGGCCCTGCGTGCGTGGCGGAGCTTGCGGACGGTAACGGCCATGGTGGCGGGTATGTGCTTACGCCCGCGCAGCGCGGAGCGGCGGATGAGTTTGCGGCGGCACTGGATGCACCGCACCCGGAGACCCGTCTTCTTTACGGCATTACCGGAAGCGGCAAGACTGCCGTGTATCTGGAGCTTGCCGCGCACACTCTGCGGCAGGGGCGTTCCGTCATGCTGCTTGCGCCGGAGGTGGCACTGGCCTGCAAGCTGCACCGGGCCGCCCGCACCGTTTGCGGCGGGCAGGATATTTTTCTGTTCCATGGCTACCAATCCCCCGGTGAACGGGAGCGGACATTCAGAGCCATTGCCGCGCGCACTGAGCCGTGCCTTGTGGTGGGAACGCGTTCGGCGCTGTTTTTGCCCGTGCCTGCTCTTGGGACCATTGTGCTGGACGAGGAGCATGATGCCTCGTTCAAGCAGGATGAGGGCATGGTCTATCAGGCCAAAGAGGTGGCGCATTTCCGGATGCAGCAGGTGCGGGGCCTGCTTGTGCTCGGTTCCGCCACGCCCGATGTGAAGACCTTTCATGCCGCACGGTCCGGGCATATTCCCGTGGCCCGCCTGTCTGACCGGGTGGGAGGCGGCACGCTGCCTGATGTGGAGCTGGTGGACATCAAGGGGCTTTCCACCGCAGAGAGCCTGCTTGCGCCCCAAAGCCTGCAGGCCCTCAGAGAGGTGGTGGAACGCGGGGAGCAGGCCGTTATTCTGCTGAACCGCCGCGGGTATGCTCCCCTGATGTATTGTCTGGACTGCGGTGCCGTGGCGCGTTGCCCACAGTGCGAGATAGGCCTGACCTACCACAAGGGGCGTGAACGGCTTGTGTGCCACTATTGCGGACATTCCGTCCCCTACCCGGCCCCGTGCGAGGCGTGTCGGGGGCTGCATTTTCTGCCCATGGGAGAGGGAACCGAGAAGCTGGAGGAGAGCCTTGCCCATCTGTTGCCTCCGGGCAGCCGGGTGCTGCGTCTGGACAGGGATTCCACCCGCCGCCCGGGCCGCATGGAAGCCATTCTGGACAGCTTTGCCCGGGGCGAGGCGCAGGTGCTGGTGGGCACGCAGATGCTCTCTAAGGGGCACCATTTTCCGGAAGTTACGCTGGCCATTGTGGCGGACGGTGATCTGGGATTGAATCTGCCCGACTACCGTGCGGCCGAACGGACGTTTCAACTGCTGGTGCAGGCATCGGGTCGCGCGGGGCGGGGTGAGAAGCCGGGACGCGTGTTCATTCAGACGCGGGATCCGGCCCATTACTGCTGGCAGTTTGTGCGCGCCGCAGATTACGAGGGTTTTTTCGATGAAGAGATACGTCGCCGTGAACGACGGCGGTATCCGCCTTTTGTCAAACTTGCGCTGGTACGGGCCAGTTTTCCCGCAGACTGGGACAAGGGCATGGCGTATGTGGAGCAGCTTACCGCCCTGGCGCGGGAGCGCGGGCGGGCGCATGGTGTGATGGTGCTGGGGCATACCCCGTCGCCCCTTGCCTTGCTCCGGGGACGCAAGCGGTTTCAGTGGGCTCTCAAGGGGCCGGAATGGCCGGGCATACGGGCGGTGTTTCACGAAATGCGCGCTGCTGCGCCGCGGGGCGGGCAGTTGCGGCTGGGGCTGGATATTGACCCTGTGAATATGTTGTAG
- the glmM gene encoding phosphoglucosamine mutase, producing the protein MGKRLFGTDGLRGQVNIYPMVPDVALRLGLAAGTFFRNGKRRHRVVIGKDTRLSGYIFETALTSGLCASGMDVFLVGPLPTPAIAFLTRNMRADLGVVISASHNPFMDNGIKFFDSAGFKLADEAEDAITEMVLNPEYAWNYPAPENVGRAYRIEDAPGRYIVYLKNSFPTDLTLDGLRVVLDCAHGANYRVAPLALEELGADVVKIGVSPDGLNINQQCGSLYPGVAAERVLAHGADIGLALDGDADRLIVVDEKGHVLDGDQIMAICAQDMMERGVLPGNTLVATVMSNMALEVFMNERGGRLVRTPVGDRHVVEAMRREGATMGGEQSGHLIFSQYGTTGDGLLAALQLLRIMKQKDRPLSELAGLLQPFPQQLVNVHVRRKIPFDDCPEVVEARRKVENELGTRGRVLLRYSGTEAVCRVMVEGEDEEQVRRLTEYLAEAVQTHLK; encoded by the coding sequence ATGGGAAAACGACTCTTCGGTACCGACGGCCTGCGCGGGCAGGTGAATATATATCCTATGGTTCCCGATGTGGCCCTGCGTCTGGGGCTGGCAGCGGGGACTTTTTTTCGGAACGGCAAGCGCCGCCACAGGGTGGTTATAGGCAAGGACACGCGCCTTTCCGGTTATATTTTTGAAACGGCCCTTACGTCCGGGTTGTGCGCCTCGGGCATGGACGTGTTTCTTGTGGGGCCGCTGCCTACTCCTGCCATTGCCTTTCTTACCCGCAATATGCGCGCGGACCTTGGGGTGGTTATTTCTGCCTCGCACAATCCGTTTATGGACAACGGCATAAAGTTCTTTGACAGCGCGGGCTTTAAGCTGGCGGATGAGGCAGAGGACGCCATAACCGAGATGGTGCTGAACCCCGAATATGCTTGGAACTATCCTGCCCCGGAGAACGTGGGCAGGGCCTACCGCATAGAGGACGCTCCCGGCCGGTACATTGTTTATCTGAAGAACAGCTTCCCCACCGACCTGACGCTGGACGGCCTGCGTGTTGTGCTGGACTGCGCCCACGGAGCCAACTACCGCGTGGCACCGCTGGCTCTGGAAGAGCTGGGGGCTGATGTGGTGAAGATAGGCGTTTCCCCGGACGGGCTGAATATCAACCAGCAGTGCGGGTCGCTGTATCCGGGCGTTGCGGCGGAGCGGGTGCTTGCCCATGGTGCTGATATAGGTCTTGCGCTGGACGGCGATGCGGACCGCCTTATCGTTGTGGACGAGAAGGGGCACGTGCTGGACGGTGACCAGATTATGGCCATCTGCGCGCAGGATATGATGGAGCGCGGTGTGCTGCCGGGGAACACGCTGGTGGCAACGGTGATGAGCAACATGGCGCTGGAAGTGTTCATGAACGAGCGCGGCGGGCGTCTTGTGCGCACCCCCGTGGGCGACCGGCACGTGGTGGAAGCCATGCGCAGGGAAGGCGCGACCATGGGCGGGGAACAGTCCGGGCATCTTATTTTTTCGCAATACGGCACAACCGGAGACGGTCTGCTTGCGGCCCTGCAACTTTTACGTATCATGAAACAGAAAGACAGGCCGCTTTCCGAACTGGCGGGCTTGCTCCAGCCCTTCCCGCAGCAGCTTGTGAATGTGCATGTGCGCCGGAAGATTCCTTTTGACGACTGCCCCGAAGTGGTGGAAGCAAGAAGGAAGGTGGAGAACGAGCTGGGCACGCGGGGGCGCGTGTTGCTGCGCTATTCCGGCACGGAGGCTGTGTGCCGCGTGATGGTGGAGGGCGAGGACGAGGAGCAGGTTCGCCGGCTCACAGAATATCTTGCCGAGGCTGTTCAGACGCATCTGAAGTAG